Proteins found in one Plasmodium relictum strain SGS1 genome assembly, chromosome: 13 genomic segment:
- a CDS encoding metabolite/drug transporter, putative, which translates to MEKPNIGETDRKCKRKNMIIEGIFYNVKNLFPKNKLQYTYINIFLLSLFFTFIHKYLEQTLPSLYKSIENDFNTDVKTLYYMNTIYKLAYSASNFFFAVYFDYAFKKIFCRKYENEKVDLNDTHYEISVKNEDEFAESVNLMDEISLQTNEKNSELTQSNKTETLYNDINNTRNSFNRNDEVTIRGYKYILYILIISSITYLIVIMGIMLSSNFIYFFFFMFAMGINNSSIYILIQKIYTNNVYSENRSTIFGFLHFFSSISHMLSVSINTNLSNKFYYGFKGWRICYFIISFFPFVVCIFLFKLIKHNKLRADKSKHASMNCFVSFDGLTEISNENNNDNYLKNFNKSSFSASIKKEEVHLSDLEQTFCKNDIFKENYEDSFEMKNSYCGSNNLNETKEILSYDENDSYPSNINKPSLINNNTNISNDCNDNGINCNSNKINSNIIKRNIIHFDYNEDNVKQYHNKNNLCNNNINNSGGSFSIGLSSNNILNDKKYLHNITEKKDVSPFFTNESGEKDKLEQKGEMDKLLEKEENEKKKKLKYEFSYIYEVKYVFKNYSFWLMITMGMLNGIPKHVLSLMIYFFQYCNISDFKSGFIISVSWLCASLISPFIGIISDYIYKLNKDINRQLIGMCTHFFRIILMFILFFFIPKEAESFIYFVIISLFMGVLSGWINIGTHKPIIIDIVKQRHTAFVMALMNAFENIGSSIIGTFFLSFLLNRYNYIDKKKANNFSDINVNKHNVNALSDVLLILTCFPWLLSFCLLYILKFTYKKDKLYNNII; encoded by the coding sequence ATGGAGAAGCCAAATATAGGTGAAACAGATAGAAAAtgtaaaaggaaaaatatgataatagAGGGAATTTTctataatgtaaaaaatttatttccaAAAAATAAGCTTCAGTATacgtatataaatatttttttgttatctcttttttttacatttatacACAAATATCTTGAACAGACATTACCATCATTATATAAATCGATtgaaaatgattttaataCGGATGTGAAAACTTTGTATTATATGAATACAATTTATAAGTTGGCATATTCAGCTTCCAATTTTTTCTTTGCAGTATATTTTGATTatgcatttaaaaaaatattttgtcgTAAATATGAAAACGAAAAGGTTGATTTAAATGATACTCATTATGAAATAAGtgttaaaaatgaagatgagTTTGCAGAGAGTGTTAATTTAATGGATGAAATTAGTTTGCAAACAAATGAGAAAAATTCAGAGTTAACTCAAAGTAATAAAACAGAAACTTtatataatgatataaaCAATACCAGAAATTCATTTAATAGAAATGATGAAGTAACTATCAGaggatataaatatattttatatatactgATCATATCATCTATAACATATTTAATAGTTATAATGGGTATAATGCTTTCtagtaattttatttacttttttttttttatgtttgcAATGGGTATTAATAAttcaagtatatatatattaatacaaaaaatatatactaaTAATGTATATAGCGAAAACAGAAGCACTATTTTTggttttcttcattttttttcatcaataTCTCATATGTTGTCTGTCTCTATAAATACAAATTTaagtaataaattttattatggTTTTAAGGGTTGGCGTATatgttattttataatttcttttttcccATTCGTtgtttgtatatttttatttaaattaattaaacaTAATAAATTAAGAGCTGATAAAAGCAAACATGCTAGTATGAACTGCTTCGTTTCTTTTGATGGATTAACAGAGATaagtaatgaaaataataatgacaATTACTTAAAGAACTTTAATAAATCATCTTTTAGTGCTTCAATCAAGAAAGAAGAAGTACATTTATCTGATTTAGAACAAACATTTTGcaaaaatgatatttttaaagaaaattatgaagATTCTTTTGAAATGAAAAATTCATACTGTGGtagtaataatttaaatgaaactaaagaaattttaagtTATGATGAAAATGATTCTTATCCCAGTAATATAAATAAGCCtagtttaataaataataatacaaacATAAGTAATGATTGTAATGACAATGGTATAAATTGTAATagcaataaaataaatagtaacattattaaaagaaatattattcattttgATTATAATGAAGATAATGTAAAACAATACCACAATAAGAATAACttatgtaataataatataaataattcagGAGGTAGTTTTTCTATTGGTTTATCGTCAAATAATATACtgaatgataaaaaatatttacataatataactgaaaaaaaagatgtttCTCCCTTTTTTACAAATGAGAGTGGAGAAAAGGATAAATTAGAACAGAAAGGAGAAATGGataaattattagaaaaagaagaaaacgaaaaaaagaaaaaattaaaatatgaattttcatatatatatgaagtaaaatatgtttttaaaaattatagttTTTGGTTGATGATAACAATGGGAATGTTAAATGGAATACCAAAACATGTTCTAAGTctaatgatatatttttttcagtaTTGCAATATATCTGATTTTAAAAGTGGTTTTATTATATCAGTAAGCTGGTTGTGTGCAAGTTTAATATCTCCATTTATTGGAATTATAAGTGATTATATCTACAAATTAAATAAGGATATAAATCGCCAATTAATAGGAATGTGTACTCActtttttagaattattttgatgtttattttatttttttttataccaAAAGAGGCAGAATcgtttatatattttgtaattatttctttatttatggGTGTATTAAGTGGATGGATAAATATTGGTACTCATAAGCCTATAATAATTGATATAGTAAAACAAAGACATACTGCTTTTGTTATGGCATTAATGAATGCATTCGAGAACATAGGATCTTCAATTATAggcactttttttttgtcatttttgttaaatcgttataattatattgatAAAAAGAAAGCAAACAATTTCAGTGATATAAATGTTAATAAACATAATGTTAATGCTTTATCAgatgttttattaattcttaCATGTTTTCCTTGGTTATTGTCTTTTTGTCTTTTGTATATTCTCaaatttacatataaaaaagataaattatacaataatataatttaa
- a CDS encoding proliferation-associated protein 2g4, putative, with the protein MEKTPDTKTEEIDLEKYTHSGSIANTTLKKVIEKCVHGAKISELCDYGEKIMKEELDKVYTKKEKGNKVEKGISFPVTINVNEICNNYSPTDSDETIQNGDVVKICLGCHIDGHISIVGHTIYIGKENEIIEGPRGEVLKNCHTLSQLFLKSLKVGVNASEITKNIQKACEELKCNVISNCVSYQIKKYILEGSKFILLKDNADNKIEDFQIEPDDIYIVDVMVTSGDGKIKESDHKTTIYKREVQKNYHLKTNLGRSFLSEINKKFPVLPFHVKYLEDQRAALIGIPEALRHTLIKPYSVFSEKKKEYVAQFKYTVMVKEDGIKQFTGIKCSQLNNCKTSNKIQDESLKNILNSSLNAKKKKTKIETNEEKNNDS; encoded by the exons ATGGAAAAAACACCTGATACTAAAACAGAAGAAATTGATTTAGAAAAGTATACTCATTCTGGTTCAATAGCCAATACAACATTAAAGAAAGTTATAGAGAAATGTGTACATg gtGCCAAAATATCTGAATTATGTGATTATGgtgaaaaaataatgaaagagGAATTAGATAAAGTATATacaaaaaaggaaaaaggaaataaagtAGAAAAAGGGATAAGTTTTCCTGTAACAATAAATGTTAATGAGATATGCAATAATTATTCTCCTACTGACAGTGATGAGACAATTCAAAATGGAGATGttgtaaaaatatgtttAGGTTGTCATATAGATGGTCATATTAGTATTGTGGGTCATACCATTTATATTGGTaaggaaaatgaaataatagaaGGTCCCCGAGGagaagttttaaaaaattgtcaCACCCTATCACAACTATTTTTAAAGAGTTTAAAAGTTGGTGTCAATGCTAGtgaaataacaaaaaatattcaaaaagcTTGCGAAGAATTAAAATGTAATGTTATATCTAATTGTGTTTCAtatcaaattaaaaaatatatcttagAAGGAAGTAAATTTATCTTATTAAAAGACAATGctgataataaaatagaagatTTTCAAATAGAACCtgatgatatatatatagttgaTGTAATGGTTACAAGTGGTGatggaaaaataaaagaaagtgATCATAAAACTACTATTTATAAAAGAGAagtacaaaaaaattatcacttaaaaacaaatttagGTAGATCTTTTTTAagtgaaattaataaaaaatttcctGTGTTACCATTTCATGTAAAATACCTAGAAGATCAAAGGGCAGCATTAATTGGTATTCCAGAAGCTTTAAGACACACTTTAATTAAACCATATAGCGTTTtctctgaaaaaaaaaaagaatatgtaGCTCAATTCAAATATACTGTTATGGTTAAAGAAGACGGAATAAAACAATTTACAGGTATAAAATGTTCTCAATTAAATAATTGTAAAACTTCCAACAAAATTCAAGATGAATcattaaaaaacattttaaacTCCTCGTTGAAtgcaaaaaagaaaaaaactaaaatagaaactaatgaagaaaaaaacaatgatagctaa
- a CDS encoding protein kinase, putative, with translation MLNDSIVENDNNTKKKKKKKRNVNNKNNENKRKLDKKSYEEKYELYEEQIEEILALHHIYFPLYVENIGHIKKEDLPNDLMSNEEFLKKSKELNSVIIVNINDEININNCLKFCIFFNFDNDFQKYKITFCCENKYPYSYPSVMININAKLNEEQINFINLNIKKICAKNYGRITLFDICIFINEYINKTFSNDFKNLWEEMKYRIDDSRSKRNEENKKIINSYDKKVSFNDYFKENQVDRENEENNTDKINIKNNNYKNMIEEEKYILNIYDFNSISGFSAINSSLLNENLEINKKQKNEKKMDTLEDKLNSKNLVNFSNKHNMIMCKDNNFKNFYVVKNIVINYYRNTFIVKHSIDTNVYIIHSYILLNIFHFLTFFLNHIIFCNRGFNLYCNILNDKKEGKKKKNKKNEQIFKEFLNDINNLNSSSKKKKKFLDYPSVNFFCSEYQFYANKNCIVSKKNEKSLYHILNELDHICLKKIIHHYRMIRKINIKKIICELAKLAKIQHKYLARYHFSWFEKEKIVNDEKHKERKIYKINEIMKKLILKRIFENNSNGDKNSCENYVKDECSYQKINIERIKEMKKKKKDGYDSDILDENEDICIDGIINCRADKDLSNNNNYNGNILYDPLSQLKKKNKNKDKKGDIKNLDATIKIDNSNKSDLLPIHNNNLQKEEIKIINEKKESTNYTIDKVVHEKYDCNKNMNIKKNILDLKNIKDNDINNNNLVYKKNIEYIKNILDKKENTKKILYIQCEYCKGQILEREIENNFFQNNKYLIWNIFRQILESISYLHKQKIYIKNLNTQNIYIDNDEYGVHIKIVNYSICNMIDYFYFYHYSYTNNSSYFTNFMKEQYDNNLEEAKEAEKKENCFVEVDTKKEENEENGENDEEDIGKDRKSSVFNNFRNDRKKKIIDNNMNEQTKEYKDFYIHSYNQYFYNCLNKKKYDYEELDLFSLGLVLYELWHIPFKTKEEKLLNIKNMIKEKTFSDDFINYIDNDAFRVLKYILISTINYETNENIGKLEYADILSLNIKIDENENKNDLKKNKKRNERESLINYYCMKNENIEKDHYIDENEKNNKVINNANLINLNLKKEINLNRNNINEYEEDDLLYFNDSFRLDPNYKDKQNIKSFNKIGSEIYLEKKEDIKLLLKNSIESESGNFSERKIIECVTTNNYLGNLKKSSNTFKKENIDKLKIGSYSSSDDNISNVINNNENDSRNKNSNNNKKNINQNENNYNNTGDNNNINHIRNTSNNNNNYIYQNDILNNNENENSNNDNINYGDSGNNNNNIKVYPNDIDIDNNNDNENNNNFHLRFNDIGNNNNNNNVEISNNSEDSINSNDNNNDNENHINDNDNNNNDENNINNVKNNINSDERNSNSFSNNINHIYGNNNNNNNENNISITENSISDNVNNNNGNNNNNNFSNNNNDCNNNNNNSNNNNFTNNNNNNNHSNNNYNYYNISNSNIIHNNRIRKITAEGLLNYPLIPIVIQRDLFKYFLQKLKNNSSIESSNVLNILLYSNKCKHLPFEENNNTYHYVHESAYEYDVINSYIFEYFNWNLSKKLSNFNQPLVFQLVTEKKNFFYDIKNSMQKIQNKSADRINQKKKRIAKENNNNYEYNEDDNYEKLKIQKKTYDEFIENLSKSGIQKKKNEKNINNSPENFHRKNSGKLKFAKNIYNNKKNSSRKVNNNNDNRNEQEYPLSEKKGIHKEDNLHINLQENVFNSTLSKINKKNSLVLNETNELNTHSLFENNILLESGNRNDEEKKCIIGGRFNQRIVFIDKNNKLLYVPFYLTEVYLNLIPHYTFNRSFTSSFSFFQNYFFENNKQKTIKRENSIIYNNIITVDNKKDIFNANSNNTDINISFCIYQLIILYNVIDILLKFEHYLSTLIIRWTFTDFLLCLVKDMLSLDCNKAYFIYNHFREGNISYKNLKKLLHFLDISYDEKILKILYSVIYDEKDHINSKMKKVSKMYELKNHKNKKFMNYIIACIVYLNNLFHYFNDSNQIFVWDFFMNNYHHLFGFSFAFNIYSQKNQKLLLSFGGVSTDIFSNSERTPTKATYNIIFEIFIDTISNIIFQELNKNNYSNMLIDFHSPSVVITIKAYKLLVYAFSLYNNLIQNGIKCECRITPLVETSKFENSLLKYKNINIHVQINQKMNSNPSLNIIDYENSTENPSSNIINNEENLNIVYNTHMIRVNIKKNFENESSLINYIKQFYSKK, from the exons atgcTTAATGATTCAATTGtggaaaatgataataatactaagaagaagaagaaaaaaaaaagaaatgttaataataaaaataatg aaaataaaaggaaGCTGGATAAAAAGAgttatgaagaaaaatatgaattatatgAAGAACAGATAGAAGAAATTTTAGCATTacatcatatttattttcctttatatGTAGAAAATATAGg gcatataaaaaaagaggaTTTACCAAATGATTTAATGAGCAATGaagaatttttaaagaaaagcAAAGAGTTAAATTCTGTTATAATagttaatataaatgatgagataaatataaataattgcTTAAAattttgcattttttttaacttcgATAATGATTTTCAAAAGTATAAAATAACCTTTTGTTGTGAGAATAAATATCCTTATTCTTATCCAAGTGTaatgataaatattaatgCGAAATTAAATGAGgaacaaataaattttattaatctaaatatcaaaaaaatatgtgCAAAAAATTATGGGAGAATAACTTTATTTgatatttgtatatttataaatgaatatattaacAAGACTTTTAGtaatgattttaaaaatttatggGAAGAGATGAAATATAGAATAGACGATAGTAGatcaaaaagaaatgaagaaaataaaaaaataattaattcttatgataaaaaagtaaGTTTTAATGATTATTTTAAGGAAAATCAAGTTGATagagaaaatgaagaaaataatactGATAAGATAAATATTAAGAATaacaattataaaaatatgattgaagaagaaaaatatattttaaatatatatgatttcAATAGTATTTCCGGTTTTTCTGCTATAAATAGTTCTTTactaaatgaaaatttagaaattaacaaaaaacaaaaaaatgaaaaaaaaatggatacACTAgaagataaattaaattctaAGAATTTAGTAAATTTTTCTAACAAACATAACATGATAATGTGTAAAgacaataattttaaaaatttttatgttgttaaaaatattgttataaattactATAGAAACACATTTATAGTAAAACATAGTATTGACAcaaatgtatatattattcattcatatatattattaaatatctttcactttttaactttttttcttaatcatattatattttgtaaTAGAGGATTTAATCTATATTgcaatattttaaatgataaaaaagaaggaaaaaaaaaaaaaaataaaaaaaatgaacaaatatttaaagaatttttaaatgatataaataatttaaatagttcttcaaaaaaaaaaaaaaaattccttgATTATCCAtctgttaattttttttgtagtgAGTACCAATTCTACGCTAATAAAAATTGCATagttagtaaaaaaaatgaaaaaagtttatatcatattttaaatgaattggATCACATAtgtttgaaaaaaataattcatcaTTATAGAATGATtcgtaaaataaatataaaaaagataatctGTGAATTAGCAAAATTAGCAAAAATACAACATAAATATTTAGCTAGATATCACTTTTCCTGGTTtgagaaagaaaaaattgtaaatgatgaaaaacacaaagaaagaaagatatataaaataaatgaaataatgaaaaagttaattttaaaaagaatttttgaaaataattctAATGGAGATAAGAATTCTTGTGAAAATTATGTAAAAGACGAGTGTTCCTatcagaaaataaatatagaaagGATAaaggaaatgaaaaaaaaaaaaaaagatggtTATGATTCTGATATAttagatgaaaatgaagatataTGTATTGATGGAATAATAAATTGTAGAGCTGATAAAGATTTAagtaacaataataattataatggGAACATTTTATATGACCCTCTTtctcaattaaaaaaaaaaaataaaaataaagataaaaaaggagatataaaaaatttagatgctactataaaaatagataattCTAATAAAAGTGATTTATTACCtattcataataataatttgcaaaaagaagaaataaaaataatcaatgaaaaaaaagaatctaCCAATTACACTATTGACAAGGTAGTTCATGAAAAATACGATTGTAATAAAAAcatgaatattaaaaaaaatattttagacttgaaaaatattaaagataatgatataaataataataatttagtttataaaaaaaatattgaatatataaaaaatatattagataaaaaagaaaataccaaaaaaattttatatattcaatgtGAATATTGCAAAGGACAAATATTAGAAAgagaaattgaaaataatttttttcagaataataaatatttaatatggAATATTTTTAGACAAATTTTAGAGTCTATTAGTTATTTgcataaacaaaaaatttatattaaaaatttgaacacccaaaatatatacatagaTAATGATGAATATGGAGTTCATATTAAAATCGTAAATTACAGCATATGTAACATGattgattatttttatttttatcattattcaTATACTAATAATTCTTCGTACTTTACTAATTTTATGAAAGAACAATATGATAACAATTTAGAAGAAGCTAAAGAAGcagagaaaaaagaaaactgTTTTGTTGAAGTGGATactaaaaaagaagaaaatgaagaaaacgGAGAAAATGATGAAGAAGATATAGGAAAAGATAGAAAAAGTTCTGTTTTCAATAACTTCAGAAATGataggaaaaagaaaataatagataataatatgaatgaGCAAACAAAGGAATATAAAGATTTCTATATTCATTCCTAtaatcaatatttttataattgtttaaataaaaaaaaatatgattatgAAGAATTAGATCTTTTTTCTCTAGGGTTGGTACTATATGAATTGTGGCATATTCCATTTAAAACAAAAGAAgagaaattattaaatataaaaaatatgattaaggaaaaaacattttctgatgattttattaattatatagatAATGATGCTTTCAgagtattaaaatatattttaattagcACAATTAATTATGAgacaaatgaaaatattggTAAATTGGAGTATGCTGATATTTTaagtttaaatataaaaattgatgaaaatgaaaataagaatgatttaaaaaaaaataaaaaaagaaatgaaagaGAAAGtcttattaattattattgtatgaaaaatgaaaatatagaaaaagatCATTACattgatgaaaatgaaaagaataACAAAGTTATAAATAATGCGAATTTGATTAAcctgaatttaaaaaaagaaattaatttaaatagaaataacATAAATGAATATGAAGAAGATGATTTACTTTACTTTAATGATTCATTTCGTTTGGATCCTAATTATAAAGATAAGCAGAATAttaaatcttttaataaaatagggtcagaaatttatttagaaaaaaaagaagatattaaattacttttaaaaaatagcaTAGAATCAGAGTCTGGGAATTTTAgtgaaagaaaaataatagaatgTGTTACAACTAATAACTATTTAGgtaatttaaagaaatcatctaatacttttaaaaaggaaaatatagataaattGAAAATTGGTTCCTATAGTAGTAGTGATGATAATATAAGTAatgttattaataataatgaaaatgatagcagaaataaaaatagcaataataataaaaagaatattaaccagaatgaaaataattataataatactggtgataataacaatattaaTCACATTCGTAATACtagcaataataataataattatatttatcagAATGATAttcttaataataatgaGAATGAAAATAGTAACaatgataatattaattatggTGATAGtggtaataataataataatattaaagttTATCCAAATGATATTGatattgataataataatgataatgaaaataataataattttcatcTTCGTTTCAATGATATTggtaacaataataataataataatgttgAGATATCTAATAATAGTGAAGATAGCATCAAcagtaatgataataataatgataatgaaaatCATATTAACGATAatgacaataataataatgatgaaaacaatattaataatgttaaaaataatattaatagtgATGAAAGAAATAGTAATAGTTttagtaataatattaatcaCATATatggtaataataataataataataatgaaaacaatATTAGCATTACTGAAAACAGTATTAGCGATaatgttaataataataacggtaacaataataataataattttagcaataataataatgattgtaataataacaataataatagtaataataataattttaccaataataataataataataatcatagtaataataattataattattataatattagcAATAGTAATATAATTCATAATAATAGAATACGCAAAATTACAGCTGAaggtttattaaattatccATTAATTCCTATTGTTATACAAAgagatttatttaaatattttttacaaaaattaaaaaataattcttccATCGAATCAAGTaatgttttaaatattttattatatagcAATAAATGTAAACATCTACCatttgaagaaaataataatacatatCATTATGTGCATGAATCTGCATATGAATATGATgttattaacagttatataTTTGAATATTTCAACTGGAATTTATCAAAAAAGCTATCCAATTTTAATCAACCTCTTGTTTTTCAGTTGGTTACAgagaagaaaaattttttttatgatataaaaaattctatgcaaaaaatacaaaataaatcTGCAGATAGGATtaatcagaaaaaaaaaagaatagcaaaagaaaataataataattatgagTATAATGAAGAtgataattatgaaaaattgaaaattcaaaaaaagacATATGATGAATTCATTGAAAATTTATCAAAAAGTggtattcaaaaaaaaaaaaatgaaaaaaacatTAACAATTCTCCAGAAAATTTTCATAGAAAAAATTCgggaaaattaaaattcgctaaaaatatttataataataaaaaaaactcaAGTAgaaaagtaaataataataatgacaATCGTAATGAACAAGAATATCCTTTATCAGAAAAAAAAGGGATTCATAAAGAAGACAATCTTCATATAAATTTACAAGAAAATGTTTTCAATAGCACCTTatcaaaaataaacaaaaagaaCTCATTAGTTTTAAATGAAACTAATGAATTAAACACACATTcattatttgaaaataatatattattagagTCAGGAAATAGAAATGATGAAGagaaaaaatgtattattgGAGGTAGGTTTAATCAAAGAATTGTatttattgataaaaataataagttATTATATgttcctttttatttaactgaagtatatttaaatttaattccTCATTATACATTTAACCGATCCTTTACCagttcattttctttttttcaaaattatttttttgaaaataacaaacaaaaaacaataaaaagagaaaacagtattatttataataatataattacagttgataataaaaaagacatTTTCAATGCTAATAGCAATAATACAGACATTAATATATCCTTTTGTATATatcaattaataatattatataatgttATTGATATATTGCTAAAGTTTGAGCATTACCTGAGCACTTTAATAATTAGATGGACGTTTACTGATTTTCTTCTTTGTCTTGTTAAAGATATGCTATCATTAGATTGTAATAAagcatattttatttacaacCATTTTAGAGAGGgaaatatttcatataaaaatttaaaaaaattgcttcattttttagatatttcctatgatgaaaaaattttaaaaatccTTTATTCAGTTATATATGACGAAAAAGATCACATAAATtctaaaatgaaaaaagttaGTAAAATGTATGAActaaaaaatcataaaaataaaaaatttatgaactATATAATTGCTTGCATcgtttatttaaataatcttTTTCACTATTTTAATGATTCAAATCAAATTTTTGTTTGGGATTTTTTTATGAACAATTACCATCATTTATTTGGATTTTCTTTtgcttttaatatttattcacaaaaaaatcaaaaacttttattatcttttggTGGAGTATCAACagatattttttctaattctgAGAGAACGCCAACGAAAGCaacatataatattatttttgaaattttcaTTGATACCATttcaaatattatatttcag gaattaaataaaaataattattctaaTATGCTTATTGATTTTCATTCTCCAAGTGTAGTAATAACAATTAAagcatataaattattagtttatgcattttctttatataacaatttaattcaaaatgGAATTAAG tGTGAATGTAGAATAACTCCTTTGGTTGAAACATCTAAATTTGAAAACAGTTTATTgaagtataaaaatataaatattcacgtacaaataaatcaaaaaatgaATTCAAATCCTTCGTTAAATATAATTGATTATGAAAATTCTACAGAAAATCCTTCTTCAAATATAATTAAcaatgaagaaaatttaaacatTGTATACAACACTCATATGATTAGagtaaatattaaaaagaattttgaaaatgaatcttctttaataaattatataaaacagTTCTATtcaaaaaagtaa